The following are from one region of the Nostoc cf. commune SO-36 genome:
- a CDS encoding DUF1622 domain-containing protein translates to MVEIIKPFAEWCSAIIEAFGIGIIAAFAVYSIVMSIVRLLKRRQINTIIKEGRQNLGRGLLAGLEFLVASDIIHTVAVNLTFETIGVLSIIVLIRTFLSFTLELELTGHVALAKRKKILSNQGSMPVELE, encoded by the coding sequence ATGGTTGAGATTATCAAACCCTTTGCAGAATGGTGTTCAGCAATAATTGAAGCATTCGGTATCGGTATCATTGCTGCCTTTGCAGTTTATTCTATAGTCATGTCTATCGTGCGTCTGCTCAAACGAAGGCAGATCAATACGATCATTAAAGAGGGAAGACAAAATCTGGGACGTGGACTTTTGGCAGGATTAGAATTTTTGGTGGCCAGCGACATCATTCACACCGTTGCTGTAAACTTGACTTTTGAAACCATAGGCGTGCTGTCCATCATTGTGCTGATTCGTACATTCCTAAGCTTTACGCTAGAGCTGGAATTGACTGGCCATGTGGCCTTGGCAAAACGAAAAAAAATCTTAAGTAATCAGGGTTCAATGCCTGTAGAACTAGAATGA
- a CDS encoding MFS transporter has product MSIDEGRPVKHSRLIAASPIYYGWVVLMAGTLGMLMTTPGQTVGISVFLDKIIAELGLTRSTVSLLYMMGTLGGSFSLPFIGRFIDRKGPRYAVVAIAFLFALACVGMGFVQGFITLGLGFIAIRGLGQGALGLVSINVINLWFVRRRGLAISLSGIGFAFGVAIFPLLIEFLIAQFGWRLAYMILGGVVAVTILPIGALIYREQPERYGLQPDSKVMVTQTQLPEEANYTLATARRTFTFWLFAAGNFCVAALGTGLIFHHYSIMAASGIERSVAAIVFVPFGFVTAATNFVTGILIDRISPRLLLGVMLILLCAALLMAVRVTGAESMLAYGCLLGLMQGMSGVIQAGVYAYYFGRSHLGSISGLATTITVAGTAFGPVLFATGFDNFGSYAPILGFSIILPLAIALTAFWVEMGTENKFSHLK; this is encoded by the coding sequence ATGAGCATAGATGAAGGTAGACCAGTTAAGCACAGTCGTTTGATTGCTGCATCTCCTATTTACTACGGTTGGGTGGTTTTGATGGCTGGCACACTAGGGATGCTGATGACAACCCCCGGCCAAACGGTAGGGATTTCTGTATTCCTCGACAAAATCATTGCTGAACTTGGCCTTACCCGTTCAACCGTTTCCTTGCTGTACATGATGGGGACTTTGGGAGGCTCTTTTTCTCTGCCATTTATTGGACGCTTCATTGATCGCAAAGGGCCACGTTACGCGGTAGTGGCGATCGCCTTTTTATTTGCCCTCGCCTGTGTAGGGATGGGATTTGTACAAGGTTTCATCACATTAGGATTAGGTTTTATCGCTATTCGCGGCTTGGGACAAGGAGCTTTGGGCTTAGTAAGCATCAATGTCATTAATCTCTGGTTTGTCAGAAGACGCGGTTTAGCCATCAGCTTATCTGGAATTGGTTTCGCTTTTGGAGTGGCGATTTTTCCCTTATTGATTGAGTTTCTCATTGCTCAATTTGGTTGGCGACTAGCGTACATGATTCTTGGTGGAGTCGTTGCAGTTACCATTCTCCCCATCGGCGCTTTGATTTACCGCGAACAACCAGAACGCTATGGTTTACAACCAGATAGCAAAGTTATGGTTACACAAACCCAACTCCCAGAGGAAGCCAACTATACATTAGCTACAGCACGTCGCACCTTTACTTTTTGGTTGTTTGCTGCGGGAAATTTTTGTGTAGCTGCTTTAGGAACGGGGTTAATTTTCCATCATTACTCGATTATGGCAGCTTCAGGGATCGAGCGTTCCGTCGCTGCTATTGTATTTGTCCCCTTTGGCTTTGTCACAGCAGCTACCAATTTTGTTACAGGCATACTCATCGATAGGATTTCACCCCGCTTGCTCCTGGGTGTTATGCTCATACTGCTATGCGCTGCCTTACTTATGGCAGTGAGAGTCACTGGTGCTGAGTCAATGCTTGCTTATGGCTGTTTGCTTGGTCTAATGCAAGGAATGAGTGGAGTTATTCAAGCTGGGGTTTACGCCTATTATTTTGGGCGATCGCATCTGGGATCAATTAGCGGTTTAGCAACGACTATCACTGTTGCAGGTACGGCATTTGGCCCGGTGTTGTTTGCTACAGGATTTGATAACTTTGGTAGTTATGCGCCAATTCTGGGATTTTCTATCATATTGCCTTTAGCGATCGCTTTAACTGCATTTTGGGTTGAAATGGGCACAGAAAACAAGTTCAGTCACCTAAAATAA